The stretch of DNA GGTGGATAATTCAACATGATAGTTCAGACCAAAGGTGTTATAGAAGTAATCAAACAGGTCGATGACTCCGATAATCTCATCCTTAATTTGACCGGGCAGCATGAAGATATGGGCGTCATCCTGGGTAAAGCAGCGTACCCGCATCAAGCCATGCAGTACGCCGGATAATTCATGGCGGTGCACCAGGCCCAGTTCAGCCAGCCGCAGCGGTAAATCACGGTAGCTGTGCAAGCTGGTTTTATACACCAGAATACTGCCGGGGCAGTTCATAGGTTTTACCGCATAATCGGCCTCATCAATTTTGGTGAAATACATGTTTTCTTTATAATGGGCCCAGTGGCCGGACTGTTCCCACAGACCGCGGTTTAATATAACAGGCGTGCGGATCTCCTGGTAGCCCCGTTTCTTGTGTTCCTGGCGCCAAAAGTTTTCCAGTTCATTGCGGATAATCATGCCTTTGGGATGGAAGAAAGGAAAGCCGGGACCTTCCTCCTGAATGCTGAACAAATCTAATTCCTGTCCCAGCTTGCGATGATCCCGCCGCTTGGCCTCCTCAATACGGAACAGGTACTCGTCCAGCATGGCTTTTTTGGGAAAACAAGTGCCATATATACGCTGCAACATTTTGTTTTTTTCATTGCCTCGCCAGTAGGCACCGGCAATGCTCATCAGCTTAACACTTTTAATGCGGCCGGTGGAAGGCACATGGGGGCCTGCACACAAATCTTCAAATTCTCCCTGCCGGTAACAAGAGATTACGGCATCCTCCGGCAGGTCATTAATAAGCTCAACTTTGTAAGGCTCACCGCTTGTTTGGAAATGCGCCAGCGCCTCTTGCCGGGACAGTTCTACCCGCTCAAAAGGCAAATCCTCTTTAATGATTTTGTTCATTTCCGCTTCAATTTGTTCTAATTGGGCCGGCGTAAAGGGCTGTGGCACATCAAAGTCATAATAAAAACCGTCTTGAATGGCCGGCCCGATGGCCAGTTTAGCCTGCGGGAACAGTCTTTTGACCGCCTGCGCCAGTATGTGGGCCGTACTGTGCCGGTAAACAGTCCTTCCTTCTTCATCTTGAAAGGTTAATAATTCTACCACAGCATCTTGCTGCAGCGGGTAACGTAAATCAACCGTCTTACCGTTAACTTTGCCGGCCAGTGCCTCCCGGGCCAAACCCTGACTTATACCGGCAGCCACTTCCAGCACTGTGGTGCCGGCAGGATACTCCCGTACTGAGCCGTCTTTAAGGGTAACTTTAATCATCTGCTTTCTCTCCTTTCGCATGCCTAACAAAAACAAAACCCGCCCCTGCTAATTCAGGGACGGGATCTATCCGCGGTTCCACCCTGGTTGGAGAACATATCTCCCACCTCAAAGGCAATAACGGCGCCGCACCACCGGTTTGCTTACTGAGATTCAGCAAACTGCTCCGAGGTGGTTTTCTGTCAGCTGCATCGGGAAGCGCTTACAGCCCCGGCGCCTCCTCTCTGAACGACCGTCCTGACCTACTTTTCCTCGTCATCGCATATATTCAGCTACGGCAACATTATATTGATACTGCTGTCAATTGTCAAGCTGCCAGGTAAACAATGGCCACCTGCACCAGACCAATGATAAAACCTAATACGCCGCCAATGATTTCAATATGTTTTAATTCCCTGGCAGCCACTGATAAAATTATTTTTTCCAGGTATTTAATATCATAGGCATTCAGCCGTTCCTCCACCAGCTGGGCCAGCCTCACTTTTTCAATGACGCTGCGGCCGGCCTGATCAACAATTTGGTTTATAACCTGAGGCATCTGTTTGTTCAGCATGTCCCCCATCATTTCCAAAATTACCGTTTTAATGGTAACAGGCACCCAGGGCGGGATACGGTCTACCACCATGTTGCGGATGGAATCGTTAGCCGAAAGCACAATTTTATCCAGCACCTCAGGGGATTTCATCTGGTTTATCAAATCTTCCACTTTTAACAGTTCTTTTTCCACCACTTCGCCGATGCTTCTGGCCAGTTCCGCCCTTCTTTTGGGTACTACCCCCTGAATAGTCCACGGCAGGCCCAAGATGTGTATGGGCCGGTACGGTTTAAAAATAGCCTTTACCGCAATCAAGTTGGTTACCCAACCGATAAACGCCCCAATGACAGGTATCAGTATGGCCGTCCACCAATGCATTTGGCAAATTACCTCCAATTCGTCAATTGACGACATTAACTATATCAAAATGTACCGGCCGGTGCAAGAGCAGCCATACAAAAAGGGTGTCGGTTGTCTTAGCAACAACCGGCACCCTTTATTATTGCTGCTGTTTTTGACATAATTGACAGCCGTTGCACTGGCTGACCCTGCCTTCAAAAACCTGCTTGACAGTGGCAATGGTATCCGCCACCATCCCGTTTTGGTCGCAGGATTCTCCATGGAAAATTATTTTTTTGGGAGCTATGGTAATCAAAGCGCTGATCAGCAAATCGTCATAATTTATTTCATGGTCAATAATATCTAAAATAAATCCTTCCAAAAACTCGCTGCTGATAGGATAGTTTTGCGCATCAAAAAGCTTATAGGTTCCCTTGTCATTTATTAAAACATTAACCAGCTCTGCCTTAGGCTCCTGAATTTCTACAAAATACTTGAGCAATTGTATAAATTCACGGTACTCCCGCTCCATTAAATAATCATCTACCGCTTGGTCTACCGCTTCTTTAATTTCATTTAAGTATTCTTTAAGACGAAAATTAATAAAACCGTCAATAACTATACTGTCGTTTTGTTCCAAAAACTCCACCAGTTTTTTGATAATCAAATTTTTCCTGTCCAGGCGGTCCATTCTGCCCGGCAACACCCGTTCGCCGTTGGTATAGGACTGGGCATATTGGAAAATAACTTTCCGCTCATCTTCATTAAAAAAATAATAATTTTCCCTAATAAAATCAGTTAAGATGGCCTTCTCCCAGTGATTTATTATTAAATCCGAAATAATATCGGCTACAAAATGCCGGAACAGCAACTCATCATCATGACGCCTGCCACCGCACAGCGTTCCGTTAAAATTGCATGATAAAAAGGTAATATTACCCGCCGGTTTTTCGGTAAGTTTAATATTAATGTAATGACCTTCGTTCATGCTCAATTCCCGGCCCAGCAAGTTCTTTAACAGGTCGATATGCTGGGTGGCACCTATGGAGAGGCATTGATTCATCTCCTCTATCACCCCTTCCTTTACTATTAGTATATGAGAGGTCTTATTTGGTATACTGGTGCAAAAACAGCGAAAAATTAAAGCTAAATTGATTTAATTGCAGTATAAGCAGAATCCGCTGTTGCTATCCCATGTAAAAAATATAGCAGAAACCTTACTATGGAGTAATTGAGGAAATTTGCTGTTCAGGCAGCCGTAGCTTAAATCATTTGTACAAAAAATATCCTATAATAGCTAATATTGCCAGAACAAGTGCTGCCACAGGCAGCCAAGATGGCGAGCCCGCCGCAGGCCGGGCAACCGGTGCCGTTTGGGCCAACATGTCAGTAGCGGAGTGTAATTGAGGCGGGGGCTTTACTGTATCCACTGTGCAGCTTTTAGGCACAAAAGGCACCAACCGGCTGCTTTTTTTCTTGCTTTTTATTCTTGACGGCCCTACAATATCCGGGCTGTTAGGACGATCAATATAACGATAACCGCTTGGTAAAGGCAGTATAACATGTGCAGCCGGCGCCGCCGGCAGATAAGGCTGGGATATTTGATCAGTCACGCAATTGGCCGGTATAAAGGGCAAGGAAGCTGTTATTTTAACCCGCCTGCCATATCCGCCGCCTACAATATCCGGCGCCGGGCCGGCTAAAGCCGGGTAAGGGTTAATCAACCGCTTTTTGACCGCTTGCGGCTGCCTGATATATACAGTTGCAGTTTGATTCGTGATGCATTGAGGGGGTACAAAAACTGTCGGCCGGCTTTGGGGGCGTCGTTTTCTCCTTACAGTTAAAATAATTTCATTAGCGGCCGTTTTTCGTTGGCTGACCACCGGTACAACCGGACTTGAAATTGCCGGCGGCAAACAGATATACGCCCGGGCTACCTGGTCGGTAAGACAGCCGGCCGGTACAAACCGGCTTGTTCCCTTAAACCTTTTTCTGCCTGTTACTTGCCGGTACGGGTAAAAAGATTTGACAGGGGATACTGAAGGTAGGGCAGCTACCTTTGATATGGCGTCAGTCAAACAGCTAACCGGTACAAAGGGAGTTATGGCAGGATATCGTTTTTTTCTGACGGCCTTTTTTACCGGTTTTCCTGCGTAAATTACTGCTTGACCGCCTGCAGACGTGTGGTTTGTTATTAAGGGCAGGGAGCATTGCTGTTGGAGGCAGGTGGCATCAACAAACGCCCCCTGGTCCTGCTTTCTTTTCTTTTTCGCAAGGCAGGTGTAATCGGGGACTTTTACTTCACTGCCTCGTGAGGTAAAAAGAATAATCTTCTTTCGTTTAACCGGCTCCCTGGTTACTTTGTTGTTTTTTTTCCTTCTTTTAGCCAAAAAGTCCACCCCTTTTCTTTTGGCCTTTTTTCATCTTAAAACAAGTATATTAAGCAAGTCCGCTAAAGATTTTTGTTTTTAAAATTTTCAGTCAGATAAATATTGCATAAAGAAACACCAATTCTCAGCCACAGCAATATTATGGGAAAAAAGGCAGGTGTTTCTTCGTGTGGCAGGAAACTGAGGAACTGAAACAGTTATGCCAAAAAGAAATTCAATCCTTGCGGCGTCAAATTGCGGCAGCCAGGGGGAGCTTTTTCCCCCGCTGGGACGCTAAAGCAACCATTCAAAAAGCGGAAGAAAAAATAGAAAAGATTCAACAGTTGTTGGTTAAATTAGACAACCTAACGGAACAAGTTATCCCGGTAATAAACGATATTAAAGAAATTATTGGTGTCAAACAGCGATAGGATGGCATCAGCACATAAGAGAAACGGGGTGTCGCCGAGCCGGGTGGCCGGTTCGTTGCGGCACCCCGTTTTGGGGTTCGGCTCCTTGATTAAAGATTTACCCGGCCGGTGAAGATAAGGAAAGGATTTAACAGCAAGCATAGCGAATTTTGTATTATACGAAAGGAGGGAGTAGTTTGGACTGGACAAGCATTGGTTCGTTTCTGGCGCTGGCTGTTATTGTTTTTTTAATTTTTCGCATGATCGGCAAAGGCGGTTGAGGTTGCAGGTAAGCTGTACAGTTGGTACAGTTTAAACTTTCGTTAGAAGGTATTAAGGGCGCAATCAGGATGATTGCGCCCTTCGAGCGTCGACAAACATTTATCGATGTTATAATCCTATTTAGATCCGGACAACGCACCGGCAGCACTATAATTCTCCGGTTGCCATTGGGGTTGCCAAAGAGACGCCCGCCTGGCCCGGAAAATTAAAAGAAAAAAGCCCCTTAAGGGCTTCTGGTGGGACGTACTGGAATCGAACCAGTGACCTCTGCGATGTCAACGCAGCACTCTAACCATCTGAGCTAACGTCCCTTATCTCCTGCAGTTGCATTACTTATTATGCACAATAGCAGCTAAAAAGTCAAGCATAAATTAGATAAACCTAACAAATGCTCTGGCAGCAGCTAACAGGGAATTATTAAACCGCCTGTATATTCATCTTTATCAATAATGCGATCTTGGCTGTAAAATCTGTGGCTTAGTTAATAATCCCCTGTCTGCATATACCAGGGCACCTATCTATTTTGGCCGTACTAGCTAAACCAACGTTTGAACCAGGATAAGCGGTCTACCCGGCGGTTAGCCACCAAATCCACCGCAGCGATCTCCCGGCCGTTAAGATAATAGGTGGCTGTGCCCAGTTTGCTGCCCTGTTTAACCGGTGCAGCCGGAGCGGGAGCTAAGGTTATCCGGCGTACCACTTTTTCTGTATCGCTTGCCACAAGGTATGCTTCAACCTTTTGAGCTGCCACCAGGGTGACTTTTTTATCTGTCCCGCCGATTACCGGCAGTTCTGCCATCACTTCATCCTTTTCGGCCAGCACAACCGGTTTTACCTCGGTAAAGCCGTATGTCAAAAGTTTAATGGCATCCGACCAGCGATTACTGCTGTGCAGGATGACAGCCACCAATTGTCTGCCCTCTCTGGTGGCGGAAGCAATTAAACAGTTGCCCGCCCGTGGGGTGGTTCCGGTTTTAACACCGTCAATCCCTTTAAAATCTGATTGGAGCAGGCGGTTGGTGTTATGCAGCACCAGCCGACGCACAGGCAGCCGGTCAGCCGCGCCGCCTGTTTTCAATTCATCCCGGTTCGGCAGCCAGGTAATGGTAGCTTCCTGAGTCTTGACCAGTTCGGCAAACGTTTTATTTTTTAAGGCATAAGAAGCAAGTATAGCCAGGTCCTTAGCTGTGGTGTAATGATCGGGGTGATGAAATCCGTTGGTATTAGCGAAATGGGTATGCAGCATTCCCAGGGCCCGGGCTTTGTCATTCATCATTTTGACAAACATATCATGGCTGCCGCCAATATGTTCGGCAATAGCAACAGTGGAATCGTTAGCTGAATGCATCAAGGCGGCTTTAAGTAAATCCTCCAAATACAACCTGTCACCGGTTTGCAGCCCAATATCCTGGCCCATGGAAATAACTGCCGCCTTTTTGCTTACCGTAACTACATCTTTAAGATTGCCGTTTTCGATTGCCAGAATGGCGGTCATTACTTTCGTTAAACTGGCAGGCTCCCGCCGCTTGTCTCCTTCTTTTTCGTAATAAATTAGACCGGTGGCCGTATCCATTAAACAGGCCGCAGAAGCTTTAACCTCAGGCAGCTTTTGCTCCGGCAGTGGATTGGCATGGCCCTCGGCAAGATAACTCAAACTCAAACATATTGCCAGCATAAAAATCCTACTGATTTTTTTAATATTCACCTTGTATCCGCCTCCCTGCCTATTTTTTCTCTCTAAGGGCCGACCCATAACAGGTAACAATTGCAATAAAATATCATATTTGCCAAGGCAGGCAAGTATTAATAATTGACAGGGAGGTGTTTTGTAAAATGAAGGCATATATTTTTGATTGGCGCAAATGCAGAAAACAGTTAATGCTGCTGGGTGCCATATTTATTTGTGCGTTATTTTTCGGTACCTTACTTTACCGCCAGCAAGCGGTGACGGTGACAGGAAAAAAATATGCAATTTATAAAGTTAAAACCGATGAAAAAGTGGCAGCCTTAACCTTTGATATCAGTTGGGGAACCAAAGTACCCGGCCCGGTACTCGATACTTTAAAAAGGTATGATGTTAAATGCACGTTTTTTGTATCCGGTCCCTGGGTAGTTAAGCATCCTGAATTTCCGCAGCGGATTGTATCCGAAGGCCATGAAATTGCCAGCCATGGCGAAGAACATGTAAATCTCAGCCAGTATAACAAAGAAGAAATAAAGAAAAATATACTCGCTGCCCATGAAAAAATAAAACAAGTAACCGGCGTCGCACCTAACCTTATCCGTACCCCTAACGGTGACTGGAATAACTTGGTTTTAACTGCCGCCGAAGAACTTAATTATAAAGTAATTCAATGGAGTGCGGATTCCCTGGACTGGAAAAAACCAGGCGTTGATGTTATTGTCAATAATGTGTTAAAAAAGGTTAAGCCGGGAGCCATTATATTAATGCATGCCAGCGATACCTGTCTGCAAACGCCGGCTGCTCTGCCACCGGTGCTGGAGGGACTGCAAAAGCAGGGGTACCGCTTGGTGACGGTATCAGAACTGCTGACCATGGGGTCTCCTGCCATTGATTAAACAGGCAAAAATTCAGGGCAAGTCCCTGTATTCAGAGTATCGACAAAGGTTGTAAAACAAAGTGAGGTGGTTTTATGATCCCCCCCCCCCTGACTAGTCGACGCGTGGCCACAGCTCTTGATGAGCGAAAGGAGCCATTGGGGGGGCGCCCACAGGATGTGGGCGCCAGCCGAACCGGGCCAGGATGGCCCGTTTGAGGCGACCCCAAGGGCGACCGGAGCGAATCACAGTGCTGTCGGTGCGTAGACCGGAGCCAAAGGGGATCATAAACCACCGCTAATGTTTGGCAACACTCTGATTCAGGGCAAGTCCCTGAATTATTTTACTTGGCCTTATACCTTTTAAAATTAAACCTAATAATATATGATAACCCGGTAAGAATTGCCTGGTTCTTTTCAAAACATCCCGGTTCTGATATATTAATGCTGGGCCGCAATCGATGAGTTAGGGGTTATCTATAATGATAAAACGTAAAAGTTTTATATTAATTGCCGTATGCATAATTGTGACAGCTGCTCTGTATTATACCCGAAATACGCACTGGCACTTTTGGGGTAGCTCACCACTCTATAGCAGTCCGGAACAATTGGCAGACTATCTGCGCTCCTTTGGTGCCATGACGGTTGTTATCAGTTTGTTGCTGATGGTACTGCAGACACTGTTTACACCCTTGCCGCTGTTTTTGCTGGCAGGGGCCAACGGTTTTATCTTTGGCCTCTGGTACGGCATCCTAATAACCTTAACCGGTTCTGTCATCGGTTCCTCCATCGCCTTCTTCCTGGCCAGGGGATTTGGCCGGGGGCTGGTTTGCCGCTTTGTCAAAGAAACCCAAATGTCCAAAGTGGATCGCATGAGCTGCCATAAAGGCCCCTGGATGGT from Desulforamulus hydrothermalis Lam5 = DSM 18033 encodes:
- the thrS gene encoding threonine--tRNA ligase, coding for MIKVTLKDGSVREYPAGTTVLEVAAGISQGLAREALAGKVNGKTVDLRYPLQQDAVVELLTFQDEEGRTVYRHSTAHILAQAVKRLFPQAKLAIGPAIQDGFYYDFDVPQPFTPAQLEQIEAEMNKIIKEDLPFERVELSRQEALAHFQTSGEPYKVELINDLPEDAVISCYRQGEFEDLCAGPHVPSTGRIKSVKLMSIAGAYWRGNEKNKMLQRIYGTCFPKKAMLDEYLFRIEEAKRRDHRKLGQELDLFSIQEEGPGFPFFHPKGMIIRNELENFWRQEHKKRGYQEIRTPVILNRGLWEQSGHWAHYKENMYFTKIDEADYAVKPMNCPGSILVYKTSLHSYRDLPLRLAELGLVHRHELSGVLHGLMRVRCFTQDDAHIFMLPGQIKDEIIGVIDLFDYFYNTFGLNYHVELSTRPEKSMGSDEMWEVATNSLRDALAAKNMSYKVNEGDGAFYGPKIDFHLQDSLGRTWQCGTIQLDFQMPEKFDLTYVGEDGQKHRPVMIHRVVFGSIERFIGILTEHFAGAFPVWLAPVQVRVMPITDRHHAYAGELVKKMEDLDIRVELDARNEKINYKIREAQTQKIPYMLVIGDREMEQNAVAVRRRGQGDIGAMAVDEFIARVQDEIKQKAIFQ
- a CDS encoding DUF445 domain-containing protein, with amino-acid sequence MHWWTAILIPVIGAFIGWVTNLIAVKAIFKPYRPIHILGLPWTIQGVVPKRRAELARSIGEVVEKELLKVEDLINQMKSPEVLDKIVLSANDSIRNMVVDRIPPWVPVTIKTVILEMMGDMLNKQMPQVINQIVDQAGRSVIEKVRLAQLVEERLNAYDIKYLEKIILSVAARELKHIEIIGGVLGFIIGLVQVAIVYLAA
- the ytxC gene encoding putative sporulation protein YtxC encodes the protein MNQCLSIGATQHIDLLKNLLGRELSMNEGHYINIKLTEKPAGNITFLSCNFNGTLCGGRRHDDELLFRHFVADIISDLIINHWEKAILTDFIRENYYFFNEDERKVIFQYAQSYTNGERVLPGRMDRLDRKNLIIKKLVEFLEQNDSIVIDGFINFRLKEYLNEIKEAVDQAVDDYLMEREYREFIQLLKYFVEIQEPKAELVNVLINDKGTYKLFDAQNYPISSEFLEGFILDIIDHEINYDDLLISALITIAPKKIIFHGESCDQNGMVADTIATVKQVFEGRVSQCNGCQLCQKQQQ
- a CDS encoding D-alanyl-D-alanine carboxypeptidase family protein; translation: MNIKKISRIFMLAICLSLSYLAEGHANPLPEQKLPEVKASAACLMDTATGLIYYEKEGDKRREPASLTKVMTAILAIENGNLKDVVTVSKKAAVISMGQDIGLQTGDRLYLEDLLKAALMHSANDSTVAIAEHIGGSHDMFVKMMNDKARALGMLHTHFANTNGFHHPDHYTTAKDLAILASYALKNKTFAELVKTQEATITWLPNRDELKTGGAADRLPVRRLVLHNTNRLLQSDFKGIDGVKTGTTPRAGNCLIASATREGRQLVAVILHSSNRWSDAIKLLTYGFTEVKPVVLAEKDEVMAELPVIGGTDKKVTLVAAQKVEAYLVASDTEKVVRRITLAPAPAAPVKQGSKLGTATYYLNGREIAAVDLVANRRVDRLSWFKRWFS
- the pdaB gene encoding polysaccharide deacetylase family sporulation protein PdaB codes for the protein MKAYIFDWRKCRKQLMLLGAIFICALFFGTLLYRQQAVTVTGKKYAIYKVKTDEKVAALTFDISWGTKVPGPVLDTLKRYDVKCTFFVSGPWVVKHPEFPQRIVSEGHEIASHGEEHVNLSQYNKEEIKKNILAAHEKIKQVTGVAPNLIRTPNGDWNNLVLTAAEELNYKVIQWSADSLDWKKPGVDVIVNNVLKKVKPGAIILMHASDTCLQTPAALPPVLEGLQKQGYRLVTVSELLTMGSPAID
- a CDS encoding TVP38/TMEM64 family protein, whose translation is MIKRKSFILIAVCIIVTAALYYTRNTHWHFWGSSPLYSSPEQLADYLRSFGAMTVVISLLLMVLQTLFTPLPLFLLAGANGFIFGLWYGILITLTGSVIGSSIAFFLARGFGRGLVCRFVKETQMSKVDRMSCHKGPWMVFMARLIPVIPSSIISYVAGLSKMTFRGFFIATAVGKLPEIIIYTALGHSFSVAEGMATKITLLLILLTLLAWPLISRKLKKTSGEAPPKTPPG